One window of the Cryptomeria japonica chromosome 7, Sugi_1.0, whole genome shotgun sequence genome contains the following:
- the LOC131030051 gene encoding pre-mRNA-processing factor 19 translates to MFCAISGVTPEDPVVSKRSGLLFEKRLIEKHIAEYGVCPITGESLSTDDLVPIKTSKAVKPRPLQAASIPGMLGLFQNEWDAVMLSNYSLEQQLHTARQELSHALYQHDAACRVIARLKKERDEARSLLLQADRQIPMAPSTVPAIGAPPVSNGKRAAEGDDNLVPPAKKQKQGITPEIIKELTDCNAMLSSQRKKRQISSTLASVETLERYTQLSSHPLHKTNKPGILSADIHPSKDLIVTGGADANAVVFDPSAGQILSTLSGHSKRVTSVRFVPRDDLLLTASADKTVRIWQGNEDGNYNCRHILKDHLSEVHAVTVHATHNYFVTASMDKTWCFYDLATGSCLQQVSDASLDDGYTSASFHPDGLILGTGTAESLVRIWDVKTQANVAKFPGHTGPVTDISFSENGYFLATAGYDGVKLWDLRKLKNFRSFAPYDSDTPTNSVQFDHSGSYLAIGGSDIRVYQVASVKQDWNSIKTFPDLSGTGKIMSVRFGPDASYLAVGTGDRNLRIFGSPNGASET, encoded by the exons GAATATGGCGTATGTCCTATCACGGGAGAGTCACTGTCAACAGACGACTTGGTTCCAATCAAGACATCAAAG GCAGTAAAACCGAGACCATTACAAGCTGCAAGCATTCCTGGGATGCTTGGTCTGTTTCAGAAT GAATGGGATGCAGTAATGTTGTCAAACTATTCTTTGGAGCAGCAGTTGCATACAGCAAGACAAGAACTTAGCCATGCATTGTATCAG CATGATGCTGCATGCCGTGTCATTGCAAGACTTAAGAAAGAGAGGGATGAAGCGAGATCGTTGCTATTACAGGCAGATAGACAAATTCCAATGGCTCCATCTACTGTGCCTGCAATTGGTGCTCCACCAGTAAGCAACGGAAAGCGAG CTGCTGAAGGAGATGATAACCTGGTCCCCCCTGCTAAGAAACAAAAGCAAGGCATCACACCTGAAATCATCAAAGAACTCACGGATTGCAATGCTATGCTTTCCAGCCAGCGTAAAAAGCGACAG ATTTCATCAACTCTGGCTTCTGTTGAGACATTGGAGAGGTATACTCAGCTGTCCAGCCACCCACTTCATAAAACTAACAAGCCAGGAATCTTATCAGCAGATATTCATCCTTCAAAG GATCTCATAGTAACTGGTGGTGCTGATGCTAATGCTGTTGTATTTGACCCCTCAGCAGGCCAGATCCTTTCTACACTGTCTGGGCACAGCAAACGG GTTACCAGTGTAAGATTTGTTCCACGCGATGACCTCTTGCTTACAGCTTCAGCAGATAAG ACTGTTCGGATATGGCAAGGAAATGAAGATGGAAACTACAATTGCCGGCATATTTTGAAAGACCATTTATCTGAG GTTCATGCGGTCactgttcatgcaacacataattacTTTGTGACAGCTTCGATGGACAAAACCTGGTGCTTTTATGATCTTGCAACTGGTTCATGCCTACAACAG GTTAGTGACGCTTCTTTAGATGATGGATATACATCTGCTTCTTTCCATCCCGATGGTCTCATCCTAGGAACTGGGACTGCAGAATCACTAGTGAGAATTTGGGATGTGAAGACCCAG GCCAATGTTGCAAAGTTTCCTGGGCATACTGGTCCCGTGACTGAtatatcattttcagaaaatggGTATTTCCTTGCG ACAGCAGGATATGATGGTGTAAAACTATGGGATTTGCGAAAGCTGAAAAATTTTCGTTCCTTTGCTCCATATGATTCAGATACCCCAACAAATTCAG TGCAATTTGATCATAGTGGCAGCTACCTTGCAATAGGGGGTTCAGACATAAG GGTGTATCAAGTTGCCAGTGTGAAGCAAGATTGGAATTCGATTAAAACGTTTCCTGACTTGTCAGGCACAG GGAAAATTATGTCTGTTCGATTTGGGCCTGATGCAAGCTATTTGGCTGTTGGAACGGGAGATAGAAACCTTAGAATATTTGGTTCTCCAAATGGAGCGAGTGAAACATAG